In Myxococcus stipitatus, the following are encoded in one genomic region:
- the menC gene encoding o-succinylbenzoate synthase, whose amino-acid sequence MRIVQATLTPLRLELLQPLKTSRGTYSTREGFIVRLEDEEGRVGLGEAMPLPEFGTEPLSVCGEVLGAWLSSLKGQFLGDTVRAVEDTLSPFPPTVARGEGVRIRARHPAPPGPVPAAEHALELALLDLLAKRQGVPLCWLLAEEARPEVLVNALLSEESAESLAEQARKAVAEGYGTLKLKVARGSLEDDERRVKAVREAVGPDVKLRLDANGGWSEPDAKRALDKLGWYGLELVEQPTPADDLSALWRVQRRAPCMVAADESLGSPETLRALLSADPFLGGGPAVGAVVLKPMVLGGLLPGLVVAMRAARLGMQAYVTSSLDGVVARAGAAHLAAALPSGALASGLAVGHLFAREPPMHPYQPVHGRIRLPETPGLGLDAGVVM is encoded by the coding sequence ATGCGCATCGTCCAGGCGACATTGACCCCGCTGCGGTTGGAGCTGCTCCAGCCACTGAAGACATCCCGAGGCACCTACTCCACGCGCGAAGGCTTCATCGTGCGATTGGAGGACGAAGAGGGGCGGGTCGGGCTCGGAGAGGCGATGCCTCTGCCTGAGTTCGGCACGGAGCCGCTGTCGGTCTGCGGCGAGGTGCTGGGGGCGTGGCTGTCCTCGCTCAAGGGCCAGTTCCTGGGCGACACGGTGCGCGCCGTCGAGGACACGCTGTCTCCCTTCCCACCGACGGTGGCGAGAGGCGAGGGTGTGCGCATCCGTGCCCGTCACCCGGCTCCTCCGGGCCCCGTACCCGCGGCGGAGCATGCGCTGGAGCTGGCGCTGCTGGACCTGCTCGCGAAGCGCCAGGGCGTGCCGTTGTGTTGGCTGCTGGCGGAGGAGGCGCGTCCCGAGGTGCTGGTGAACGCGCTGCTCAGCGAGGAGAGCGCGGAGTCCTTGGCGGAGCAGGCCCGGAAGGCCGTGGCCGAAGGTTATGGGACGCTGAAGCTCAAGGTGGCGCGCGGCTCGCTGGAGGATGACGAGCGCCGGGTGAAGGCGGTGCGCGAGGCCGTGGGGCCGGACGTGAAGCTGCGCTTGGACGCGAATGGCGGTTGGTCCGAGCCCGACGCGAAGCGCGCGCTCGACAAGCTGGGGTGGTACGGCCTGGAGCTCGTGGAGCAGCCGACGCCCGCGGATGACCTGTCCGCCTTGTGGCGAGTGCAGCGCCGGGCGCCGTGCATGGTGGCCGCGGACGAGTCGCTCGGTTCGCCGGAGACGCTGCGTGCGTTGCTTTCGGCGGACCCCTTCCTGGGCGGTGGCCCGGCGGTGGGGGCGGTGGTGCTCAAGCCCATGGTGCTGGGAGGCCTGCTCCCGGGGCTCGTGGTGGCGATGCGCGCCGCGCGCCTGGGAATGCAGGCGTATGTGACGAGCTCGCTGGATGGCGTGGTGGCCCGGGCGGGAGCGGCGCATCTGGCCGCGGCGTTGCCTTCCGGGGCGCTCGCGTCGGGGCTCGCCGTGGGGCACCTCTTCGCGCGGGAGCCCCCCATGCATCCCTATCAGCCCGTCCATGGGCGCATCCGGCTTCCGGAGACGCCGGGGCTTGGATTGGATGCGGGAGTGGTGATGTGA
- the menH gene encoding 2-succinyl-6-hydroxy-2,4-cyclohexadiene-1-carboxylate synthase — protein sequence MGVTLAYETWGEGSRPLVLLHGFTGNRASFQGLRPLMGRSVHAIAVDLPGHGATPLPERKGRDGFLETVDALVSLVDRLGVGTVDLLGYSQGARVALAAAVRAPDRFGRLIMESGSPGLHRRQERAARREADGQLAAFIRARGVDAFVERWEALPLFEGLRSMSAERRETLRAHRRACTTEGLAGALETLGLGVQPDYWSELHHQRLPTLLLTGARDEKFTQTARRMAAELPVVWRHAFSDCGHAPHLEAPEEYVREVLGFLQTPWYEAPQFEGTTATAAASPGRVSP from the coding sequence TTCCAGGGGCTGCGTCCGTTGATGGGGCGGTCCGTGCACGCCATCGCGGTGGACCTGCCGGGACATGGCGCCACGCCGCTGCCGGAGCGCAAGGGCCGCGACGGTTTCCTGGAGACGGTGGACGCGCTGGTGTCCCTGGTCGACAGGTTGGGCGTGGGCACGGTGGACCTCCTGGGCTACTCGCAGGGCGCGCGGGTCGCGCTGGCCGCGGCGGTGCGTGCGCCGGACCGGTTCGGCCGGCTCATCATGGAGAGCGGCTCGCCGGGATTGCATCGCCGTCAGGAGCGGGCCGCGCGTCGCGAGGCGGATGGACAGCTCGCCGCCTTCATCCGAGCGCGAGGCGTCGACGCGTTCGTCGAACGCTGGGAGGCGCTGCCGCTGTTCGAGGGCCTGCGCTCCATGTCCGCCGAGCGCCGGGAGACGTTGCGGGCGCACCGCCGGGCATGCACCACCGAGGGGCTCGCCGGAGCGCTGGAGACCCTGGGGTTGGGCGTGCAGCCTGATTACTGGTCGGAGTTGCATCATCAGCGCCTGCCCACGTTGCTGCTCACGGGCGCGCGCGATGAGAAGTTCACGCAGACCGCGCGCCGCATGGCGGCGGAGCTTCCGGTGGTGTGGCGCCATGCCTTCTCGGATTGCGGCCACGCGCCGCACCTGGAGGCCCCCGAGGAGTACGTGCGCGAGGTGCTGGGTTTCCTCCAGACGCCCTGGTACGAGGCGCCCCAGTTCGAGGGCACCACCGCCACGGCGGCGGCGAGCCCGGGGAGGGTGAGTCCGTGA
- the menE gene encoding o-succinylbenzoate--CoA ligase, which translates to MTKYGCPIREGAARFPNAEALTFAGRSWTYGALDAEVNHWVAALESRGIGAGHRVALLATNHAACVFLFWALGRLGAVLAPLNARLTRAELGPLVEDVAPGLVLALGALGERIAGAESLEHFRASTPSSTARGLDEATARVILLTSGTTGRPKGALLTEGNFRASARASAANLGAHAAPRWLGTLPLFHVGGLAMLTRTAYEGGCLVLHERFDAESTNRAIDEEAVSHASLVATTLERVLDMRAGRRVPETFQLALIGGGPVPVPLLERARAVGLLALQTYGLTEACSQVATERPGDADGRTAGPAVPGTELRIVGDGGEVRGPGQEGDIEVRGPTVMSGYWQRPEATAEVLRDGWLRTRDLGVVDSRGRLTVLSRRTDLIVRGGENIYPAEVEAVLANHPSVQESAVVGIPDTRWGEVPVAFLALRAGQERPSDGVLESWCRQSLAGFKLPTRFFWVEALPRNAMGKLERTVLRKRGES; encoded by the coding sequence GTGACGAAGTACGGCTGTCCCATCCGCGAAGGTGCGGCTCGCTTCCCGAACGCGGAGGCGCTCACCTTCGCGGGGCGCTCGTGGACCTACGGAGCGCTGGACGCCGAGGTGAATCACTGGGTGGCCGCGCTCGAGTCCCGAGGGATTGGCGCGGGCCACCGGGTCGCCTTGCTGGCGACGAACCATGCGGCGTGTGTCTTCCTCTTCTGGGCCTTGGGGAGACTGGGCGCGGTGTTGGCTCCGCTCAACGCGAGACTCACACGCGCCGAGCTCGGGCCGTTGGTCGAGGACGTGGCACCGGGCCTCGTGTTGGCCCTGGGGGCGCTGGGTGAGCGGATTGCTGGCGCCGAGTCCTTGGAGCACTTCCGGGCATCGACTCCATCGTCGACAGCGCGCGGGTTGGATGAAGCCACGGCTCGGGTCATCCTGTTGACGAGCGGGACGACGGGCCGGCCCAAGGGGGCCCTGCTGACGGAGGGGAACTTTCGAGCCTCCGCGCGTGCCTCGGCGGCGAATCTCGGTGCGCACGCCGCGCCGCGCTGGTTGGGGACGTTGCCGCTCTTCCACGTGGGCGGCCTGGCGATGTTGACTCGCACGGCCTACGAGGGCGGCTGCCTGGTGCTCCACGAGCGCTTCGATGCCGAGTCCACCAACCGGGCCATCGACGAAGAGGCGGTGTCCCACGCGAGCCTGGTCGCGACGACGCTGGAGCGTGTGCTCGACATGCGCGCGGGGCGGCGAGTCCCGGAGACCTTCCAACTGGCGTTGATTGGCGGCGGGCCGGTGCCGGTCCCGTTGCTGGAGCGGGCGCGGGCCGTGGGATTGTTGGCCCTCCAGACCTATGGCCTCACCGAGGCGTGCTCGCAGGTGGCGACCGAGCGCCCCGGCGACGCGGATGGCCGCACGGCTGGACCCGCGGTGCCGGGAACCGAACTTCGCATCGTCGGCGACGGCGGTGAGGTGCGTGGCCCGGGACAGGAGGGGGACATCGAGGTGCGGGGCCCCACGGTGATGTCGGGCTACTGGCAGCGGCCCGAGGCCACGGCCGAGGTGCTTCGAGACGGCTGGTTGCGCACGCGAGACCTGGGCGTCGTGGATTCGCGAGGGCGCCTCACGGTGTTGTCGCGCCGCACGGACCTCATCGTCCGGGGAGGCGAGAACATCTACCCGGCCGAGGTGGAGGCGGTGCTCGCCAATCATCCCTCCGTGCAGGAGTCCGCCGTGGTGGGGATTCCCGACACGCGCTGGGGCGAGGTCCCTGTCGCCTTCCTGGCACTGCGCGCGGGGCAGGAGCGACCGAGCGATGGGGTGCTGGAGTCGTGGTGCCGCCAGTCGCTCGCGGGCTTCAAGCTGCCGACGCGGTTCTTCTGGGTGGAGGCCTTGCCTCGCAACGCGATGGGGAAGCTCGAGCGCACGGTGCTGCGCAAGCGTGGTGAATCCTGA
- a CDS encoding 1,4-dihydroxy-2-naphthoate polyprenyltransferase, with translation MSASVPGVSVGMEKPRPTVKTWLMAVRPKTLTAALVPVLVGTTLAFGLGVGRVLPALAALLGAVLIQIGTNFINDYYDFKKGADTHERLGPVRVTQSGLIAPSTVLLGAGVCFALATAVGVYLVVVGGWPIVAIGLASLLCGFAYTGGPFPLGYNGLGDLFVFIFFGLVAVTGTFYVQAGTVHPAAWWAAVPVGASGTMLIVVNNLRDVTTDVKAGKRTLAVRWGTTAGKAEYVLLMAASFATPVAMYTLGLAGPWVFLSFLSLPFVVAPLKRVLREQGAALNPALGGTARFQLFFGVLFGVGLYLR, from the coding sequence GTGAGCGCGTCGGTTCCTGGAGTCTCGGTGGGGATGGAGAAGCCTCGGCCCACGGTGAAGACGTGGCTGATGGCCGTGCGTCCGAAGACGCTGACGGCGGCGTTGGTGCCGGTGCTGGTGGGCACGACGCTGGCGTTCGGCCTGGGCGTGGGGCGAGTCCTCCCGGCGCTCGCGGCGTTGCTGGGCGCGGTGCTCATCCAGATCGGCACCAACTTCATCAACGACTACTACGACTTCAAGAAGGGCGCGGACACGCACGAGCGGCTGGGCCCGGTGCGGGTCACCCAGAGCGGGCTCATCGCGCCGAGCACGGTGTTGCTGGGGGCGGGCGTCTGCTTCGCGCTCGCGACGGCGGTGGGGGTGTACCTGGTCGTGGTGGGCGGGTGGCCCATCGTGGCCATCGGCCTGGCGTCGCTGCTCTGTGGTTTCGCGTACACAGGCGGGCCGTTCCCCCTGGGATACAACGGCCTGGGCGACCTGTTCGTCTTCATCTTCTTCGGGCTGGTCGCGGTGACGGGCACCTTCTACGTGCAGGCCGGCACGGTGCATCCGGCGGCGTGGTGGGCGGCGGTCCCCGTGGGAGCGAGCGGGACGATGCTCATCGTGGTCAACAACCTGCGCGACGTGACCACGGATGTGAAGGCGGGCAAGAGGACGCTGGCGGTCCGTTGGGGAACGACGGCGGGCAAGGCCGAGTATGTGCTGCTGATGGCGGCTTCATTCGCCACGCCAGTGGCCATGTACACCCTGGGACTTGCGGGACCCTGGGTCTTCCTGTCGTTCCTGAGCCTTCCTTTCGTGGTGGCGCCGCTCAAGCGTGTGCTGCGGGAGCAGGGGGCCGCGTTGAACCCCGCGTTGGGCGGCACCGCGCGCTTCCAACTCTTCTTCGGCGTGCTGTTCGGCGTGGGCCTGTACCTGCGATGA